The genomic interval CGAGTACGGCGACTTCGTCTCCGTGTTCCGCGACCGGTACGACCGTCTCTCCTCGAAACTTCGGGGGCGCGTGAACCACCGGCCGACGAACGCGCTCGAATCCATGGGCGGCGGGAGCGAGGCCGCCATCGTCGGGATGGTGAACGACATCCGCTCGACCGCGAGCGGCCACTGGCTCATCGAACTGGAGGACACGAACGGCGTCTTCCCCGCGCTCGTGATGAAAGACCGCGACATCGCCGCGCACGTGGACGAACTCCTCATGGACGAGGTCATCGCCGTCGAGGGGTCGCTCGCGCAAGACGGCGGCATCCTCTTCGTGGACTCCATGCACTTCCCGGACGTCCCCCGCACGTACAAGCCGAACACGGCCGACCGGCACGTGCAGGCCGCGCTCATCAGCGACGTGCACGTCGGCAGCCAGGAGTTCGCGGACTACGCCTGGGAGTCGTTCGCGCGCTGGCTCCACACCGAGGAAGCCGAGCACGTCGAGTACCTCCTCATCGCGGGCGACATGGTGGAGGGCGTCGGCGTCTACCCCGAGCAGGACGAGGAACTCGACATCGTGGACATCTACGAGCAGTACGAGGCGTTCGCGGAGAAACTCAAGCAAGTCCCCGGGGACATGGAGATCGTGATGATTCCGGGGAACCATGACGCGGTTCGGCTCGCGGAACCCCAGCCCGCGTTCGACGAGGAGCTCCGCGACATCATGAGCGCGCACGACGCCCGCATCACCGGGAACCCGAGCACGGTGACCGTCGAGGGCGTGAACGTCCTGATGTACCACGGCGTCAGTATCGACGAGGTCATCGCGGAACACCCGAGCGAGTCCGTCTCCTACGACGCCCCGCACCGGGCGATGGAGCAACTCCTGAAGAAACGCCACGTCGCCCCCCAGTACGGCGGCCGGCTCCGCGTCGCGCCCGAGGAGAAGGACTACCTCGTCATCGACGACGTGCCCGACGTGTTCCACACCGGTCACGTCCACAAGCTCGGCGTCGGGACGTACAACAACGTCCGCCTCGTGAACTCGGGGTGCTGGCAGGAGCAGACCGCGTTCCAGAAGTCCGTCAACATCGACCCGGACGTGGCGACCGCGCCCATCCTCGACCTCGACACGCTCGACGTCACCGTCCGGAAGTTCGAGAACTAAACGCGCTTGCCGGCTGGCGAAACCACTTTTGTGCGCGCCGAGAACCCCCGCCGTGTTACGCGCCGCGTTCCGCCGCGTCACCGCCGCGCTCTACGCCTTCCCCGCGCTCCTCTCGCGACTCGGGTTCCTCGACCGCGAGAAGGGCGAGGAGGCGTTCGACCTCGCGGTGCCCGCGATGGTCACGGGCGGCCTGCGCACGCTCCTGCGAACCGCGGACTTCTTCATGGTCAGCGTCGCCGCCGGCGGCGGCGCGGCCGCCGCGGGAAGCATCGCCGCCGGCGAGAGCGCGGTCGCCGCGCTCGAATTCGGGTTCCAGTACTACTTCATCCCGTTCGGCCTCGCGCTCGCGCTCACCTCCGGCACCATCAGCGTCGTCTCCCGCCTGAAGGGAGCCGACCGCCACCGGGAAGCCGACTTCGCCATCAAGCAGTCGCTCTGGCTCTCCATCCTCATCTCCGTCCCCATCACGGTCTTCACGTGGCTGTACGCGGAACCCCTCATCGACCTCCTGACGAACGACCCCGTCGCCGTCGCGGAGGGCGCGACCTACCTCCGCATCGTCATGCTCTCCGTCGCCTTCCGGTTCTGGGGGATGATCGCGTCCCGGGCGCTCGCCGGCGCGGGCGACACCCGCACCCCGATGTACGTCCGCCTGCTCACGCTCCCCACGAACGTCGTCATCAACGCCGTCCTCATCTTCGGCCTCCTCGGGTTCCCCGCGCTCGGCGTCGCGGGCGCGGCCATCGGCACCGCCGCCGCGAACGTGCTCGCCGCCGCCATCTTCTTCGCCCTCCTCGTCTCTGGACGGTACAGCGTCCAACTCCGTCTCGGCGGGAAGCAGTGGGACTGGAGTCTCGCGACCGAAATCGTCCGGGTCGCCGTCCCGCTCGCCGGAACCCGGCTCTCCCGGACGTTCGGCCGGTTCCCCTTCCTGTTCGTGCTCGGCGTGTTCGGGAGCGAAGTCGTCGCCGCGTACGCCATCGGCCGCCGCGTCATGCTCCTCGCGCTGATGCCCGCGTGGGGGTACTCCACGGCGTCCTCCACGCTCGTCGGCCAGGCCATCGGCGCGGGTGAGGACGACGAGGCCGCCGAGTACGGCTGGCAGACCCTCCGCATCGCGCTCGCCACCCAGCTCGTCATCGCCGCCGCCATCTTCGCCGCCGCGCGCCCGCTCGCCGCGGCGTTCGCCGCCGCCGACCTCGACCTCACCGTCACCTTCATCCGCGTGTTCGGCCTCGGCGTCGCCGCGTTCAGCGTCTCCCGCACGCTCCGCGGCGGCCTCCGCGGCGCGGGCGACACCTCCTGGCCGTTCTACGGCGGCCTCATCAGCACCTACCTCGTCCGCCTCCCCATCGCGTTCGCCGCGCTCCCCGCGACGTTCGTCGTCGCCGTCCCCCTCCTCGGCGTCAGCCTCACGCCCGGCCTCGGCTGGGCGCTCCCCGCCATCTACGTCGCCATCGTCGCCGACATGTACACGCGCGCCGCCGTGAACTTCGTCCGGTTCCGCTCCGGGAAGTGGCGCGAAATCGGCGCGCGCGCCACGAACCAAACGACCTGATTTAAGTGGGACGCGGCCCCGAGAAGGGGTATGAGCAAAGCGACGAAGTTCGTCCTCGGCACCGTCGGCGCGTCCGCCGCGCTCTCACTCGTCATCGCCGCGCAGATAGCGCTCGCGTAGCGTGTTCGAGGCGCGCGACCTTCCCGCCGACCTGGCGAGCGTCCGCGACGAGCACGCGCCCGACGCCGTCGTCCTCGACGCGTCCAGTGACTTCGAGACCCTGCCCGGGTACGCGCTCGACGACCTCGCGACCCGCGCGGACGCGCTCACGCCGACCGCGTACGACCCCGACTGGCTCCCCGCCGACAGCCCCGAGATGCTTCAGCGACTCGCGTCCGCCGACCTCGTCGTCGGAATGCCCGGCGACGGCAGCGTCGCGTGGACGCGCCAGACCGACCCCGCGTTCGTCGTCGTGAAACCCCGGGTGGAGGGCGCGCCCGACGACTTCGTGGACTTCCTCGTCGCGGAGGCGCTCGTCGAACTCGGCCGCGACCTCCCCGAGCACTTCCTCGGGTTCTTCGCGGACGCCTACCCCGACTTCGCGAGCGCGGTGGACGCCGACCCGACCACGACCTACCAGGTCGCGCTCGCCGCCTTCGACGCCTACCGCGGCCTCCACACCCGCGACGCCTTCGAGTCCTGGGCGGACGACCGCGACCGCCTCCACGACGCGTGGCGGGACGCCGGCGACCGCCTCCAACCGCGCCTCGACGACCTCCCGTCCGAGGTCGCGCGCGGCACCACCGACTTCGCGGACGCCGCCGAACTCGCGTGCAGCGCCGTCAAACACGACCTCGACGTTCCCACGCCCTTCGGCGCGCTCGACACCGCCGCCTACCGCGACCACGGCCCCCAGTACGCCGTGAAGTGGGCGGAGAAACTCTTCTAACCACAGCGAAGAAGTCCCCAGACCCCCTCCAGTCCCGTATGAGCGACGAGTTCGACCGCGAGGAGGAGAAACGAAAGCTCCGCGAGAAGTACGCGAAAGACCGGGAAGACCGCGAGGTCACCGGCCGCATGAGCGACCTCCTCCTCCAGGGCGCGACGATGACGAACAAGCACTGCGACCGCTGCGGCAGCCCCATCTTCCGACAGAACGGCGAGGAGTTCTGTCCCACCTGCCGCGCCGAAGGCAACCAACCCCAGACCGACGAACCAGCCGACCAATCCGGTCGGACCGCCGCGGAACCGACCGAAACCGGCGACGCACAACCCACCCCGGAACCCACGCGCGCCCCCGCCACGACCGCGGACACGCCCGACCCCGCCGCGGACGAGCCCACCGAACCCGCAGGCTCCCCGGCGTCCGCGGACACCGCGGACGCACGCGCCGCCCTCGCCACCTCCATCGAAACGCTCGCCCAGCGCGCCAGCGACGCCGACGACCCCCGCCGCGCCAAGGAGTTCCTCGAAGCCGCACGCGAAGCCGCCGACACCCTCCACGCCCTCGACCGCTAACCCCGACCGTTCAGGTGGTTTCCCGCGTGGCTCTGCCACGCGGGTATCTCGCGGCGTTGCCGCTCGCTTCTCTCCGACGGCGAAGCCGTCGGAATGGGCCACCAACACTTAACCTCCTTCTCCGCTCACGTTCCGCTATGAAGATACTCGTCCCCGTGGACGGTAGCGACATCAGTTTCCGAGCGCTCTCCTTCGCGGCGGAGATGGCGCGGCGGTACGAGGGCACGGTGCACGTGATTCACATCACCGACCGGAAGAACGACGTGACGGACGACATCGTCGAGCGCGCGAAGGACATCCTGGACGCGGAGGGCATCGAGGACGACCCCGAGGTCAGTCTCGACCTCGAACTCGACTTCCGGCCGTCGAAGCGCGTCGGCGAGGACATCCTCACGCTCGTGGACGAACGCGGCTACGACCACGTCGTGATGGGCCACCACGGCTCCGGCGCGGTGGAGCGCGCCATCCTCGGGAGCGCCGCCGAGACCGTCATCAAGTCCGACACGGTCGCGGTGACGGTCGTCCCCTAGGGGTCGTACTGGGAGCCGACGACCTCCCGCACGCGCTCGGCGGTGACCTCGCCGACGCCCGACACCGCCAGGAGGTCGTCTTCGCGCGCGGTCATCACTTCCTCCACCGTCCCGAAGTGCTCCAGGAGCGCGCGCGCCGTCACCGGCCCGATGTCCGCGATGGACTCCACCACGTACTCCTGTTGTTCGTCCAGCGTCTTCGCGGACTTCTCGCCGTGCGCGCTCACCTCGCGGTCGCGCGACAACTGCTCCCGGCCCGCGATGGTTTCGAGCAAGTCCGCGGTATCGGACTCGTCCTCGGTGCGGAGGACGCTGACGCCGTAATCGACCGCGAGGCTCGCGAGCGCACCCCGAATCGCGTTCGGGTGGACGTTCCGCGCGCCGTACAGGTCGTCGCCCTCGATGACGTACACCGGCCGGTCGTAGTGCCGGACGAGGTCGGTCGCCTGCTCGAACACCGAGCGGTCGCCCCCCAAGAGGGTGTCGAGGAAGTCCTCGATGCTCTTGCGCTCGACCGCCACTCGGTCGGAGAGCACGTAATCACCCACGGCGAGCGTCTCCAACCGCGTCTCCACGGCGTCCCGCTTCGAGAGGTCGCGGGCGATGTGTGAGTCGAGTTCGCGCTGATCGACCACGACCTCGACCGTCTCCGCGTCGTCGTGATGCGGGTCGTCCGGCGTCTCCTTCGCCTCGACGTCCTGCTCGTCCGGGTCGGGCGGCTCGAACCCCGACAGCGCCGCCTGCCCCTCGCTCTCGCCTTCGCGCTCCGCCTCGTCGCTCGCGTCGTCCGCGTCGCCGGTGTCGCCCCCGCTGTCGAAGTCCGTGAGCGCCTGCTGGCTGTCGTCGAGTTCCTCCTCGACCTCGTCCGCGACGCCCTTCAGGTCGCGGAGCTCCTGCTCCATCTCCTTCTCGCGGCGACGGCTTATCCAGAAGTACGCCTCGTCGCGGGTGTCCTCCGCCATCAGCACGACGACTCGGCCCTCGTCCTGGCGGCCCGTCCGGCCCTTCCGCTGGACGGAGCGAATCGCGGTCGGCACCGGCTCGAAGAACAGCACCAAATCGACCTCCGGCACGTCCAGGCCTTCCTCGGCGACGCTCGTGGAGACGAGCACCTCGAACTCGCCCGCGCTGAACGCGTCCAGGCGGTCTTTCTGCTCGGTCTGCGTCATCCCGTCCGAGCCGTCCTTGTCGCCCTGGCCGACGAACCGCTCCGTCTCGAAGTGATTCCCCAGGAACTCCGTGAGCGCCTCCGCCGTGTCCCGCGACTCCGTGAACACGATGACGCGGTCGCCGCCCTCGATACCCAGCGTCTCCGCGAGCAACATCCGCACCCGCCGGAACTTCGGATGGAGGTCGTCGTACTCCTCCACGCGACGCATCGCCTCCTTCACCCGCGGCTCGCTCACCAGCCGCTGGGAGGCCTTCGACGCGCCCGACGACCGCGCCGCGTTCCGCTGCCGCTCGAAGTACCGACGCACGGATTCGACGCTCTGCGTCTCCACCAGTTCGACCGCCCGCCGGAGCTTCATCACCTCCGCGTGCGCGCTCATCCCCTCGTAGCCTTCCGACTGGTCGTTGTCGATGAGTTTGCGCAACTGCGCGCGCATCCGATTCAAGTCCTTCTGCGAGACGTCCGGCTGGGTCGTGTTCGTCACGCCCAACTCCTTCAGGGCCTCCAGGCGCTCCTGAATGACCTCGTTCAGTTTGTCCCGGATCTCGATAATCTCGTCGGGGAGGTCGATGCGCTCCCACTCCACGTCCGTGTCGTGCGTGAACGCGGCCACGTCGTCGTCGTCCTCCGTCTTCACCTCCACCGACGTGATGCCGAGGTTCT from Salarchaeum japonicum carries:
- a CDS encoding DNA-directed DNA polymerase II small subunit; amino-acid sequence: MPNSTPVVVVRELTSRGYNADRDAVTLLADEPDPARAVEHVVEHAPADVLTISAAQVREALDARDDTEETATEGDRSDRPGPSATPSSESAESDESASPTAESANSATESASATTNSESSISTGRETTRTGEQDSGSAPETKGVGGGDGAAPGGSDGVADAMDADSIGAFERAVDETLHEVSIANDITGQSTGTGEYGDFVSVFRDRYDRLSSKLRGRVNHRPTNALESMGGGSEAAIVGMVNDIRSTASGHWLIELEDTNGVFPALVMKDRDIAAHVDELLMDEVIAVEGSLAQDGGILFVDSMHFPDVPRTYKPNTADRHVQAALISDVHVGSQEFADYAWESFARWLHTEEAEHVEYLLIAGDMVEGVGVYPEQDEELDIVDIYEQYEAFAEKLKQVPGDMEIVMIPGNHDAVRLAEPQPAFDEELRDIMSAHDARITGNPSTVTVEGVNVLMYHGVSIDEVIAEHPSESVSYDAPHRAMEQLLKKRHVAPQYGGRLRVAPEEKDYLVIDDVPDVFHTGHVHKLGVGTYNNVRLVNSGCWQEQTAFQKSVNIDPDVATAPILDLDTLDVTVRKFEN
- a CDS encoding MATE family efflux transporter; amino-acid sequence: MLRAAFRRVTAALYAFPALLSRLGFLDREKGEEAFDLAVPAMVTGGLRTLLRTADFFMVSVAAGGGAAAAGSIAAGESAVAALEFGFQYYFIPFGLALALTSGTISVVSRLKGADRHREADFAIKQSLWLSILISVPITVFTWLYAEPLIDLLTNDPVAVAEGATYLRIVMLSVAFRFWGMIASRALAGAGDTRTPMYVRLLTLPTNVVINAVLIFGLLGFPALGVAGAAIGTAAANVLAAAIFFALLVSGRYSVQLRLGGKQWDWSLATEIVRVAVPLAGTRLSRTFGRFPFLFVLGVFGSEVVAAYAIGRRVMLLALMPAWGYSTASSTLVGQAIGAGEDDEAAEYGWQTLRIALATQLVIAAAIFAAARPLAAAFAAADLDLTVTFIRVFGLGVAAFSVSRTLRGGLRGAGDTSWPFYGGLISTYLVRLPIAFAALPATFVVAVPLLGVSLTPGLGWALPAIYVAIVADMYTRAAVNFVRFRSGKWREIGARATNQTT
- a CDS encoding DUF7089 family protein, translating into MFEARDLPADLASVRDEHAPDAVVLDASSDFETLPGYALDDLATRADALTPTAYDPDWLPADSPEMLQRLASADLVVGMPGDGSVAWTRQTDPAFVVVKPRVEGAPDDFVDFLVAEALVELGRDLPEHFLGFFADAYPDFASAVDADPTTTYQVALAAFDAYRGLHTRDAFESWADDRDRLHDAWRDAGDRLQPRLDDLPSEVARGTTDFADAAELACSAVKHDLDVPTPFGALDTAAYRDHGPQYAVKWAEKLF
- a CDS encoding Sjogren's syndrome/scleroderma autoantigen 1 family protein, which gives rise to MSDEFDREEEKRKLREKYAKDREDREVTGRMSDLLLQGATMTNKHCDRCGSPIFRQNGEEFCPTCRAEGNQPQTDEPADQSGRTAAEPTETGDAQPTPEPTRAPATTADTPDPAADEPTEPAGSPASADTADARAALATSIETLAQRASDADDPRRAKEFLEAAREAADTLHALDR
- a CDS encoding universal stress protein — protein: MKILVPVDGSDISFRALSFAAEMARRYEGTVHVIHITDRKNDVTDDIVERAKDILDAEGIEDDPEVSLDLELDFRPSKRVGEDILTLVDERGYDHVVMGHHGSGAVERAILGSAAETVIKSDTVAVTVVP
- a CDS encoding DEAD/DEAH box helicase, with product MAATDADYVSRPLLSAGVIERRDYQVDLAERALSGNTLVCLPTGLGKTAVSLLVTAERLADDAGGKSLLLAPTKPLVEQHATFYRDALDIPDDEIVVFTGEVRPDDRAELWESARVVIATPQVVENDLVGGRVSLRDVVHCTFDECHRATGDYAYTYIAERYLADAADPLVTGMSASPGGNEEDIRQVCENLGITSVEVKTEDDDDVAAFTHDTDVEWERIDLPDEIIEIRDKLNEVIQERLEALKELGVTNTTQPDVSQKDLNRMRAQLRKLIDNDQSEGYEGMSAHAEVMKLRRAVELVETQSVESVRRYFERQRNAARSSGASKASQRLVSEPRVKEAMRRVEEYDDLHPKFRRVRMLLAETLGIEGGDRVIVFTESRDTAEALTEFLGNHFETERFVGQGDKDGSDGMTQTEQKDRLDAFSAGEFEVLVSTSVAEEGLDVPEVDLVLFFEPVPTAIRSVQRKGRTGRQDEGRVVVLMAEDTRDEAYFWISRRREKEMEQELRDLKGVADEVEEELDDSQQALTDFDSGGDTGDADDASDEAEREGESEGQAALSGFEPPDPDEQDVEAKETPDDPHHDDAETVEVVVDQRELDSHIARDLSKRDAVETRLETLAVGDYVLSDRVAVERKSIEDFLDTLLGGDRSVFEQATDLVRHYDRPVYVIEGDDLYGARNVHPNAIRGALASLAVDYGVSVLRTEDESDTADLLETIAGREQLSRDREVSAHGEKSAKTLDEQQEYVVESIADIGPVTARALLEHFGTVEEVMTAREDDLLAVSGVGEVTAERVREVVGSQYDP